One genomic region from Electrophorus electricus isolate fEleEle1 chromosome 23, fEleEle1.pri, whole genome shotgun sequence encodes:
- the alkal1 gene encoding protein ALKAL-like has product MHAEKRWQMWLSVIILLITSSQCMDSYDGKRKEKRTLLDLVLYGRELESRRVTSGLYFVSHDVKFSAREKTAVFPKRDTTRPIEIIPRDVSIKDKFIKHFTAGPVKFSSECRLHFHRIYHNTRECGRPAYYKRCARLLTRLAMSPLCAQP; this is encoded by the exons ATGCATGCTGAGAAGAGATGGCAAATGTGGTTGAGTGTAATTATTCTACTCATCACCTCCAGCCAGTGCATGGACAGCTATGACGGGAAACGGAAAGAGAAACGAACTTTGCTGGATCTTGTGTTGTACGGGCGCGAGCTAGAGTCCCGGCGCGTCACGAGCGGTCTCTACTTTGTGTCCCACGACGTGAAGTTTTCCGCGCGTGAAAAGACTGCAGTCTTTCCCAAACGGGACACCACCAGGCCAATAG AGATTATCCCAAGAGATGTAAGCATAAAAGACAAGTTCATAAAGCATTTTACAG CAGGACCAGTCAAGTTCTCATCTGAGTGCAGGTTGCATTTTCACAGAATTTACCACAACACGAGGGAATGTGGAAGACCAGCCT atTACAAAAGATGCGCCAGGTTGTTGACAAGGCTAGCGATGAGTCCACTGTGTGCACAGCCATAG